In a genomic window of Mesoplasma tabanidae:
- a CDS encoding nucleoside deaminase: protein MINLEKYIKEIKIKNDAKDVPVFACLIKNEKIIFKAYNNSYKKWKITGHAEINVINKASQKNKSGNLSEYTLFTTLEPCLMCYGAIKQAKINNVTYLTENIKMSFRNYVNIDEIKIDIKKLDNSKTEANYIKIISDFFKKKRN, encoded by the coding sequence ATGATAAATTTAGAAAAATATATAAAAGAAATTAAAATAAAAAATGATGCAAAAGATGTGCCTGTTTTTGCGTGTTTAATAAAAAATGAAAAAATTATTTTTAAAGCATATAATAACAGTTATAAAAAGTGAAAAATAACTGGGCATGCAGAAATAAATGTAATTAATAAGGCATCGCAAAAAAATAAAAGTGGGAATCTTTCTGAGTATACATTATTTACAACTTTAGAACCTTGCCTAATGTGTTATGGCGCAATTAAACAAGCAAAAATTAATAATGTGACGTATTTAACAGAAAATATAAAAATGAGTTTTAGAAATTATGTAAACATAGATGAAATTAAAATTGATATTAAAAAGTTAGATAATTCAAAAACAGAAGCTAACTACATAAAAATAATTTCTGATTTCTTTAAGAAAAAAAGAAACTAA
- a CDS encoding Cof-type HAD-IIB family hydrolase, translating to MKWLFTDFDGTLRNSKDEQNTITESDMNFVIKMQKKGNKIVISTGRPFEHINEHIKQNYPDFLPDYYLTNAGAAIYDNTGKQLFAEYLEEELTKEIINYVKENRKEIFSLVYSFKGEEDFFYHDFWQDEMKTTFMGMMPKNKTLDYINGKKIICFKMSCKTETWKRLTDNLEEKKLKFSYVSNNLKEITFNEIHQANVSKGNAIRKMKDIFNINENDIIVAGDDNNDLSMFKEFFNNSYIVKQEHNINIRNKAKYIVDKLSDIKSY from the coding sequence ATGAAATGGCTTTTTACAGATTTTGATGGAACTTTAAGAAATAGCAAAGATGAACAAAATACAATAACAGAAAGTGACATGAATTTTGTTATAAAAATGCAGAAAAAAGGTAACAAAATAGTTATTTCAACAGGTAGACCATTTGAACATATTAATGAACATATAAAACAAAATTATCCAGACTTTTTACCTGACTATTATTTAACTAATGCCGGTGCTGCAATATATGATAATACAGGAAAGCAATTATTTGCAGAATATTTAGAAGAAGAATTAACAAAAGAAATTATTAATTATGTTAAGGAAAATAGAAAAGAAATATTTAGTTTAGTTTATTCTTTTAAAGGTGAGGAAGATTTTTTCTATCATGATTTTTGACAAGATGAAATGAAAACAACTTTTATGGGAATGATGCCAAAAAATAAAACACTTGATTACATAAATGGTAAAAAAATAATTTGTTTTAAAATGAGTTGTAAAACAGAAACATGAAAAAGACTTACAGATAACTTAGAAGAAAAGAAACTAAAATTTAGCTATGTTTCAAACAACTTGAAGGAAATTACTTTCAATGAAATACATCAAGCAAATGTATCAAAAGGTAATGCGATAAGAAAAATGAAAGATATATTTAACATTAATGAAAACGATATTATAGTTGCTGGTGATGATAATAACGATCTTTCGATGTTTAAAGAATTTTTTAATAACTCTTATATTGTTAAGCAAGAACATAATATAAATATAAGAAATAAGGCAAAATATATTGTTGATAAATTAAGTGATATTAAATCGTATTAG